In the Malania oleifera isolate guangnan ecotype guangnan chromosome 1, ASM2987363v1, whole genome shotgun sequence genome, one interval contains:
- the LOC131159419 gene encoding agamous-like MADS-box protein TM6 — protein MGRGKIEIKKIENATNRQVTYSKRRNGIFKKAQELTVLCDAKVSLIMFSSTGKCHEYISPTTSTKKIYDQYQKALDVDLWNSHYERMQENLKKLKEINNKLRRDIRQRMGEELDDLNIGELCALEQKMDAAVEIVRERKFHVIKTQTETYRKKVKNLEQVYGDLMLALEARGEDPQYGLVDNEGDYEAAASFAHGTANLYTFSLHNPSHPNLHPGQGYGPHDLRLA, from the exons aTGGGTCGCGGGAAGATAGAGATCAAGAAGATAGAGAACGCCACGAACAGGCAGGTCACATACTCCAAGCGCCGCAACGGAATCTTCAAGAAAGCCCAAGAGCTCACCGTTCTCTGCGATGCTAAGGTCTCTCTCATCATGTTCTCCAGCACTGGAAAATGCCATGAATACATCAGTCCCACCACGTC GACTAAAAAGATCTATGATCAGTATCAAAAGGCTTTAGACGTCGATCTGTGGAACTCGCACTAcgag AGAATGCAAGAAAACTTGAAAAAGCTGAAAGAGATCAATAATAAACTTAGAAGAGACATCAG GCAAAGAATGGGCGAAGAGTTGGACGATCTAAACATCGGTGAGCTGTGCGCTCTTGAGCAAAAAATGGATGCTGCTGTGGAGATTGTGCGTGAACGAAAG TTCCACGTGATTAAGACTCAGACTGAAACCTACAGGAAAAAG GTGAAGAACTTGGAGCAAGTTTATGGGGATCTCATGCTTGCCCTT GAAGCAAGAGGTGAGGATCCTCAGTATGGTTTAGTGGACAACGAAGGCGACTATGAAGCAGCTGCGTCTTTCGCACATGGTACCGCCAACCTATACACTTTCAGTCTACATAACCCGAGCCATCCTAATCTCCACCCAGGGCAGGGATATGGACCGCATGATCTCCGCCTTGCTTGA